The Desulfonatronospira thiodismutans ASO3-1 DNA segment TTTCTTCTCAAGCTGCTGCATATGCCCGGGCTCCAGGTGAGTGTGCAGGATATAGTTGTCCAGGGGTTCATGTCCACGGGGATATCCCAGTATTTCGTACACGGACTGGGAATAAAAAAAACCGCCAGTTAAAGAATTGTACTCCCAGTATCCAAGCCCGGACTTGGATGCTGTGCTGCAGATATGCAGCTGACACCCGGAGGCATGGGCATTTTTGCTGACCAGAAAGCTCAAGCGGGCTGGTAGTGTCTGGTGATTCAAGGGCTTGAAAATGATGTCATCGACACCGGTCCTGGCTGCTTTTTTAACGTCTCTTTGTCCCAGGTCATCCACCCCGGCCAGCAGAACAACCCTGGTCTCCCTTTTCCATTTATCATCGCAGATTAAACCGGCCAGTTCCAGGCCGGACATCCATTCCATGGACTGCTCAGCAAGCACGAGATCAAAGGGCGTCTCCCGGAAAACACGCACTGCCTCTTCTCCGGAGTGAACCTCCTGCACCCGGCTTTTGACAAAGCCTGCATCTTCAAGGGCCTGCAGCACCTTTTCCCGGTCCAGGGTCTCAAGGCCCACAAGCAGGATTGAATGATCCTGCATAATCACCTCGTACTTGTATAATTTTTTACTTGGCCCTGGATGCGAAGCCCAGTTTTTCCATTTCTTCATACAGCTTTTGGGCCTGGACCGGCTTTATCAGGTATGAACTGGCCCCGCCCGCGTAAAAGGCCTGTACTACATTGCGCGGATCATCCAGGGCGCTGACCATGATCACCTTGGCCTCGCCGAAGCCCATAATCCCCCTGGAACTTTCAAATTCCCTGATCTGCTGCAGTGCATCCTGTCCATCTAAAGAGGGCATCATGATGTCCAGGAGTACAAGATCATATGGTCTGCTCTCCTCCCAGGCCATATTGAAAGAATCCACTGCTTCCTGGCCGTTGGTGGCCTCGTCACAGTCTCCGTAGGCCTGCAGCATTTTAATCAGGCTCTTCCTGGTGATAAAATCGTCATCCACGATAAGTATTCGCATAACATCATCCTTGCTTGCTGTTAGACTTCAGGCGCTTAGCACAAGTTTCAAACAAACATGCTGGCAACTTTTTCTGATATCCTGCCCATCTGGACAGAATTACAGACAAGACGTCCCCCCCCCCCTCCCTCAGGAAGAAAGTATGGGGAAAGATATTTTGACTCCCATACTCCAATACGCCCTTACTTCCATACTTCTTAAAAAAACTGACCACAATGACGCCTGTTCCGCGTCCCTTTACTTCAACGCCTTAAGCACCTGCGGGGCCATCTTCTCCAGAGGCAGCTCCTTATCTACAGCCCCCAGCTTTCTGGCTTCCTGGGGCATGCCGTAGACCACGCAACTGGCTTCGCTCTGCCCCAGGGTAAAAGCACCGGCATCGTGCAACTCCTTCATCCCGCTGGCCCCGTCCGAACCCATCCCGGTCATGATCACTCCCACTGCGTTTTTCCCAGCATATCTGGCGGCAGAGCGGAAAAGCACGTCCACCGAAGGCCTGTGTCTGGAGACCAGAGGGCCGTCCTTAATCTGGACATAGTATCTGGCTCCGCTGCGCTTTAAAAGCAGATGTCTGTTGCCCTGGGCTATGAGCGCCCTGCCCCGAAGCACCGGGTCACTGTCCGCGGCCTCCTTGACGTTTATGACGCATGAAGAGTCCAGCCTCTGGGCAAAGGCCCGGGTGAAATGCTCGGGCATATGCTGCACCACGACAATGCCTGGGCAGTCCAGGGGCATGGATTCCAGAAAAACCCTCAAGGCTTCGGTCCCTCCGGTAGATGCCCCGACCACCACCACTCTGTCCGTAGTCTGAAACATCTCCCTGCCCCTGGCCGGACCGGGGATAACCGCATCAGCGTTCAGCCTGGGTTCTATTTGCCTGGGCTTTTCCGGAAGCCTGCTGCGCTTAGCAGACAGATCCGCCTGAAAGGCCGCCTTGACCGCATCCACTATGCGCACCCTGGATTCTTCAAAAAACTTCTTGGTACCCAGCCTGGGCTTGGTGATTATCTCCGTGGCACCGGCATCCATGGCCTGCAGGCTCAGTTCGGAATTTTTCTCCGTCAGGGAAGAGCAGATAATCACCGGCATGGGGTGCTGGGCCATGATCT contains these protein-coding regions:
- a CDS encoding response regulator encodes the protein MRILIVDDDFITRKSLIKMLQAYGDCDEATNGQEAVDSFNMAWEESRPYDLVLLDIMMPSLDGQDALQQIREFESSRGIMGFGEAKVIMVSALDDPRNVVQAFYAGGASSYLIKPVQAQKLYEEMEKLGFASRAK
- a CDS encoding protein-glutamate methylesterase/protein-glutamine glutaminase, translating into MNRKIRVMIVDDSALVRQTLADILESDPEIQVMGTASDPFVAAKKMEADVPDVITLDIEMPRMDGLTFLRKIMAQHPMPVIICSSLTEKNSELSLQAMDAGATEIITKPRLGTKKFFEESRVRIVDAVKAAFQADLSAKRSRLPEKPRQIEPRLNADAVIPGPARGREMFQTTDRVVVVGASTGGTEALRVFLESMPLDCPGIVVVQHMPEHFTRAFAQRLDSSCVINVKEAADSDPVLRGRALIAQGNRHLLLKRSGARYYVQIKDGPLVSRHRPSVDVLFRSAARYAGKNAVGVIMTGMGSDGASGMKELHDAGAFTLGQSEASCVVYGMPQEARKLGAVDKELPLEKMAPQVLKALK